The sequence TGTGCCTGGGATTTTTGCTTCGACGCCGCCCGGATCCATTGCTAAATAATGATGTGGCTTAAGTGTGCCAGAGGCAAGTTGAATTCCTTTAAGCATTAAGCGATATTCTGATGGCTGTATTCGCACGTTATCGCGTATGTGAATGGGCGGGACTATAAATCCGAGTTCCATCGCAAATTGACGCCTTAAGGCTCGTATGCGGTCGATTAGATCACCGCCAGTAGAAGCGTCTACCATTGGCACTAACTCGTAGCCAACCTCTAATTCCAGCAAATCGACTCCAAGTAGAGCCTTCACCTCTTCAGTGCTTCCAGGAGCGGGAGTTGCAGGTAGTTCCTTTAGCTCTGCGGCCTTTTTGGATTTTTCATTTTCCTTTATGGCGGTAGTAGCAGATAGCGATAGCGTGCCAGAGCAAATGCCTAGTAGCAAAAACGGTAAGAAGGGCAGGCCTGGCACGAAGGCGAAAAATATAGATACAGCAGCAGCTAGGCCTAATGGTTGCGAAAACCTAGTCAATTGCCCAGTTACCTCTGTTCCGAGATCTGCTCCTGAAGCAGCACGGGCAACAATCATACCGGCGGAGGTAGATATGATTAGCGCGGGGATTTGACTCACTAAGCCGTCACCTACGGTTAGCAAGGTGTAAGTTTCCGCCGCTTCTCGCCAAGGCATTCCAGCCTGGACTATGCCAATAAATAAGCCGCCCAATATATTAACGAAAGTAATAAGGATGCCAGCCATGGCATCTCCGCGCACGAACTTTGAAGCTCCGTCCATGGCCCCGTAAAACTCAGCTTCCCGCGCTAAATCCTTTCTCAGTTGCTTTGCCTCATCCTCACTGATTAGTCCGCTATTTAAATCCGAGTCTATCGCCATTTGCTTGCCAGGCATGGCGTCAAGTGTAAACCTGGCAGCTACTTCTGCTATTCGTCCGGAACCTTTGGTTATTACCGTAAAGTTAATCATTACGATAATTGTAAATATGACTACGCCGACTACGTAGTTCCCTCCTAAGACGAAATTGCCAAATGCTTGAATTACGTGTCCCGCAGCGTCTAATCCCTGATCTCCGTTTAGGAGGATCAGTCGAGTGGATGTTATGTTCATCGCTAATCTGAACAAGGTCGTGATTAGGACTATTGATGGATAGGCTGAAAACTCTAATGGTCGGCCGAGATAAAGTGCCACGAATAAGACCACGAGAGAAATAGTAATGTTAAACGCTAGGAGAATGTCGAGTAGAGTGGCCGGTATCGGTATGATCATTATGACGATCATACCGACGAGTAAGGCAGGTACTGTGTAGACGGTTCCGGCTGAACTTTTTAGTTGTGTATCGGTGGCCACAGACTATTTCCTCAGGCTAGAGTTATTCATTGCGCTTGTTCCCTGAACCACTGCGTCCAAAAGGGCTTTTGCCCTTTAGTTTGTATACGTAGGCAAGCAGTTCAGCTACCGCAGCAAATAGCTCGTATGTAATAAACTGGCCAATCTCGACATTAGCAAAAAGTGCTCGTGCCAATGGCTTGCGCTCGATTACTGGGATATTGTCTTTCGCGGCAATTTCTTTAATTTTCTCGGCGATAAAACCTTTTCCTTTTGCTACGACCTTTGGCGCATGATCTTCTGTTAGGTTGTACTTAATTGCTACAGCAATATGGGTTGGGTTTGTCACTACGACATCGGCAGTGCGAACTGCTGCAAACATGTTTTCGCGAGCTCTTTGCATGGCTTTTGCGCGAATTTGTAGTTTTGTCTTCTCGTCACCTTCTACGGCTTTTCGCTCTTCCTTTATCTCCACCTTGGTCATCTTTAATTCCTTGTTCGTTTTGTAGGACTGCC comes from Deltaproteobacteria bacterium and encodes:
- the flhA gene encoding flagellar biosynthesis protein FlhA, which codes for MATDTQLKSSAGTVYTVPALLVGMIVIMIIPIPATLLDILLAFNITISLVVLFVALYLGRPLEFSAYPSIVLITTLFRLAMNITSTRLILLNGDQGLDAAGHVIQAFGNFVLGGNYVVGVVIFTIIVMINFTVITKGSGRIAEVAARFTLDAMPGKQMAIDSDLNSGLISEDEAKQLRKDLAREAEFYGAMDGASKFVRGDAMAGILITFVNILGGLFIGIVQAGMPWREAAETYTLLTVGDGLVSQIPALIISTSAGMIVARAASGADLGTEVTGQLTRFSQPLGLAAAVSIFFAFVPGLPFLPFLLLGICSGTLSLSATTAIKENEKSKKAAELKELPATPAPGSTEEVKALLGVDLLELEVGYELVPMVDASTGGDLIDRIRALRRQFAMELGFIVPPIHIRDNVRIQPSEYRLMLKGIQLASGTLKPHHYLAMDPGGVEAKIPGTPTKEPAFGLDALWISQADKERAQFAGYTVVDPATVVTTHITELIKRHANELLGRQEVQGLLDNLSKNAPKLVEEVIPNILPLGIVQQVLCNLLKEGVSIRDLRTILETLADWGPTTKSPERLTEHARRALRRNITARHAADNGSLTLISMTPSLERALADSLQVSEHGSYLALEPSIAQKLLAKLSAAAERFSQLGSSPVLLAPAQLRAALFSFTERFIPGFAVLSHQEIDSGVRITSAGVVSIDSGE